Proteins encoded together in one Penicillium digitatum chromosome 1, complete sequence window:
- a CDS encoding Regulatory associated protein of TOR: protein MRDPTTDMEQNSQQTTNGSTASRRNPHKSVRVAFGPDLETTIPTRERSPAPLSGHHRSLTAVEHKQPTLTPHGRPISSSGDNGAVGEIPPRRPSPRRSESSRPAMLKRAKSDYGPSRITFDKAAGDDDEDFAMRHGWQEEYTSSEYLKILHSNFYMYFTEKRHETNGIPRDPVGSWPSQDWRMKDRLKTVSAALAICLNIGVDPPDVVKTNPTSKLECWVDPTSTTGGGQNKIMEQIGKKLQEQYETLSLRTRYKQYLDPSVDETKKFCISLRRNAKDERVLLHYNGHGVPLPTQSGEIWVFNKNYTQYIPVPLYDLQSWLAGPSLFVFDVSHAGNIVQNFHTFVEKHEKENVETKKRDPNAVIQNYGDCILLAACQKTESLPTNPDLPADLFTCCLTTPIEIALRFFILQNPLRTNISIDDFRVPGRLQDRRSPLGELNWIFTAITDTIAWNTLPRALFKKLFRQDLMVAALFRNFLLSERIMRTYKCHPISSPELPDTHHHPLWKSWDLAVEMVLSQLPALIDQEEGRRQYEYQHSTFFAEQLTAFEVYLSSGPTEKNPPDQLPIVLQVLLSQAHRLRALILLSKFLDLGPWAVHLALSIGIFPYVVKLLQSAAQELKPVMVFIWARIMAVDHTVQNDLLKDNGIHYFISILNPSSPIPVGNASEHRAMCAFIVSIFCKNYPQGQNVCLSGELFDSCLRHLGDVENPLLRQWSCLCLSMLWCDFPEAKWMGIRCAAPARLCELNFDPVPEVRAAMLHAVTTFLGIPDLTDQVAQIEETLALAVLPMSADGSVVVRKELLVFFSTFVRRHQNKFLVAAFEELEEEKRSVIQRWESETSQASRSEGQTGALVSHATIPQLSRNTTFGTIWKQLLALSVDPHPDIAQDAAVIVDYIHLALLESPMAPLTDKLQNEILEITGLAKLQSRERTEAKKTAPPSTPPMSGAAAPKQEGYLSLGFRRTASVAASLKNLAFGNSTPGDPSSDNSNPPSPSTSRMTITPRGRAPPEWTRPPEGNDHVAPATAYHQAPIPTSRGFEPKGLDAVPIVPLKSRFLDWSTEYFREPQMKPNEPDEPGSSDYNQRLWRRGRNEKIIAETQPLKGKAGASRWDNSVALLSNGSQPHKMCFHQFEDHLAVADDRDTISIWDWQSHKRLSQFSNGNPVGSKINEVRYINEDDQALLMTGSSDGVIKLFRHYENNKKIEVVTAFRALPELIPSNRNAGLVLDWQQGQGKALVAGDVKVIRVWNAATEVCTNDIPARSGSCITSLTSDQVAGNIFVAGFGDGAVRVFDQRLKPTTSMVKVWREHKQWITNVHMQRGGLRELISGGRNGEVRLWDIRMDSPISTIYATKDTLRTLSVHEHAPVFSMGTNRHEVKTFNVDGTYLSTFEPYSRFLHHNRSTPIASTAFHPHRTVLACAALNDHHVNLVSC from the exons ATGAGGGATCCCACTACCGATATGGAACAAAATTCACAGCAAACGACCAACGGGTCGACGGCCTCGCGTCGCAACCCGCATAAATCGGTCCGCGTCGCGTTTGGACCTGATTTAGAGACGACGATTCCCACCCGCGAAAGATCTCCAGCTCCGTTGAGTGGCCATCATCGTTCGCTCACGGCAGTTGAACACAAGCAACCTACACTGACGCCACACGGGCGCCCAATTAGCTCATCGGGAGACAACGGTGCCGTCGGAGAGATCCCACCCCGCCGCCCATCGCCTCGGAGATCAGAGAGTAGCCGACCGGCTATGCTGAAGAGAGCCAAAAGTGACTATGGACCAAGTCGGATAACCTTCGACAAAGCGGCAggcgatgacgatgaagattTTGCCATGCGACATGGATGGCAGGAGGAATATACATCCAGTGAATATCTTAAGATCTTGCACTCG AATTTCTACATGTATTTCACCGAGAAACGCCACGAGACCAATGGCATCCCCAGGGATCCGGTGGGGAGTTGGCCAAGTCAGGATTGGCGCATGAAAGATCGCCTCAAAACCGTATCTGCGGCTCTGGCCATCTGCCTGAACATCGGGGTCGACCCTCCCGATGTGGTCAAAACCAATCCAACATCAAAGCTTGAATGCTGGGTAGACCCCACTTCTACCACAGGTGGTGGTCAAAACAAGATCATGGAGCAGATCGGCAAGAAACTACAGGAGCAATATGAGACTTTGAGTCTTCGGACAAGATACAAACAGTATCTGGATCCATCAGTTGACGAGACTAAGAAATTCTGCATCTCACTTCGCCGAAATGCCAAGGACGAGCGAGTTCTTCTACATTACAATGGACACGGAGTGCCGTTGCCAACTCAATCGGGTGAAATCTGGGTTTTCAACAAGAACTATACCCAGTATATCCCCGTCCCACTGTATGATTTGCAGTCTTGGCTAGCTGGGCCTAGtctttttgtctttgatGTTTCACATGCGGGCAACATCGTCCAAAATTTCCACACTTTTGTGGAGAAGCATGAGAAAGAGAATGTTGAAACTAAGAAACGAGACCCGAATGCCGTCATTCAGAATTATGGTGACTGCATCCTTCTAGCTGCGTGCCAGAAGACGGAGTCCCTTCCGACCAATCCCGACCTACCTGCAGATCTGTTCACATGTTGCTTGACGACACCGATTGAAATCGCATTGCGCTTTTTCATCTTGCAGAACCCTTTACGCACAAACATTTCCATTGACGACTTCCGAGTTCCCGGTCGACTTCAAGATCGTCGAAGCCCTCTCGGAGAACTGAATTGGATCTTCACTGCAATTACCGATACTATTGCATGGAACACCTTACCTCGGGCTTTGTTCAAGAAGCTCTTCCGACAGGATCTAATGGTCGCCGCTCTTTTCCGCAACTTTTTGCTCAGTGAACGCATCATGCGCACATACAAATGCCATCCGATATCTTCTCCTGAATTGCCAGACACACACCATCACCCTCTATGGAAAAGCTGGGACCTTGCAGTTGAGATGGTCTTGTCTCAGCTACCTGCTCTCATTgatcaagaagaagggcgCCGGCAGTATGAGTACCAACACTCGACTTTCTTCGCTGAGCAACTCACTGCTTTTGAGGTGTATCTCTCGTCCGGCCCTACGGAGAAGAATCCACCAGATCAGCTTCCTATTGTCCTTCAAGTCCTCCTGAGTCAGGCACATCGCTTGCGGGCCTTGATTCTTCTAAGTAAATTCCTCGACCTCGGCCCATGGGCTGTCCATCTTGCACTCAGCATTGGCATCTTCCCCTATGTTGTTAAGTTGCTGCAATCAGCAGCGCAAGAATTGAAACCAGTTATGGTCTTCATTTGGGCGAGAATCATGGCAGTCGACCACACTGTACAAAATGATCTACTCAAAGACAACGGCATCCACTACTTTATCTCAATTCTGAATCCTTCTTCGCCCATTCCTGTGGGAAATGCCAGCGAACACAGGGCCATGTGTGCTTTCATAGTCTCGATCTTCTGCAAAAACTATCCCCAAGGACAGAACGTCTGCCTATCTGGTGAGTTGTTTGATTCGTGCCTCAGACATCTCGGCGACGTGGAAAATCCCTTGCTACGGCAATGGTCTTGTCTGTGTCTCAGTATGCTCTGGTGTGATTTCCCCGAAGCGAAGTGGATGGGCATTCGATGTGCAGCCCCCGCCAGGCTCTGCGAGTTGAATTTTGACCCCGTACCCGAAGTTCGCGCTGCCATGCTTCACGCTGTGACTACGTTCTTAGGAATTCCAGATCTGACAGACCAAGTTGCACAAATCGAGGAAACACTAGCCTTGGCAGTCTTGCCCATGTCTGCCGATGGAAGTGTGGTTGTAAGGAAGGAGCTTTTGGTGTTCTTCTCAACCTTCGTCAGACGCCACCAAAACAAGTTTTTGGTCGCAGCTtttgaggagcttgaggAAGAAAAGCGGTCTGTGATTCAGCGCTGGGAGAGCGAAACCTCTCAGGCTAGCCGCTCCGAAGGACAGACTGGAGCACTAGTTTCTCATGCAACAATTCCCCAGCTATCTCGCAATACGACTTTTGGGACTATCTGGAAGCAGCTTCTAGCTCTCTCAGTTGACCCTCATCCTGATATCGCCCAGGATGCTGCCGTCATCGTTGATTACATCCACCTTGCCTTGTTGGAATCTCCAATGGCGCCACTAACTGACAAGCTTCAGAACGAGATTCTGGAAATTACGGGCTTGGCGAAATTACAATCTCGCGAGCGAACTGAGGCAAAGAAAACCGCGCCACCCTCTACACCTCCCATGTCTGGAGCGGCAGCCCCCAAACAAGAAGGTTATCTTTCTTTGGGCTTTAGACGAACTGCCAGCGTCGCTGCTTCCCTCAAAAACCTCGCTTTTGGCAATTCAACACCAGGAGACCCATCTTCAGATAACTCGAACCCTCCTTCGCCTTCAACTAGCCGTATGACCATTACCCCACGCGGTCGGGCCCCTCCTGAGTGGACCCGACCCCCGGAAGGAAATGATCATGTTGCTCCCGCAACGGCATACCACCAGGCTCCGATCCCCACATCCCGAGGGTTCGAACCCAAAGGCTTAGATGCCGTGCCGATTGTTCCCCTGAAGAGTAGATTTCTAGACTGGTCCACTGAG TATTTCCGGGAGCCCCAGATGAAACCGAACGAGCCGGATGAGCCCGGGAGCTCTGACTACAACCAGCGCCTCTGGAGACGCGGCCGCAACGAAAAGATAATTGCCGAGACCCAACCACTCAAAGGAAAAGCTGGAGCGAGCCGGTGGGATAACTCGGTTGCTTTGCTATCGAATGGGAGCCAGCCCCACAAGATGTGCTTCCATCAATTCGAGGATCACCTTGCTGTCGCAGATGACCGGGATACTATCTC AATTTGGGACTGGCAGAGCCACAAACGCCTCAGCCAATTCTCAAATGGCAATCCGGTCGGGTCAAAGATCAACGAAGTTCGATACATCAATGAGGACGACCAGGCACTACTTATGACTGGATCTTCTGACGGTGTGATCAAACTTTTCCGTCATTACGAAAATAATAAGAAAATTGAAGTTGTCACAGCCTTCAGAGCCCTCCCTGAACTAATTCCAAGCAATCGCAATGCAGGCCTAGTACTTGATTGGCAGCAAGGTCAGGGTAAAGCTCTGGTTGCAGGTGATGTCAAGGTTATCCGCGTCTGGAATGCTGCTACTGAGGTGTGCACAAAC GACATTCCAGCACGATCGGGTTCCTGCATCACATCCTTGACATCTGACCAAGTAGCAGGTAACATCTTCGTTGCTGGTTTTGGTGACGGTGCTGTCCGGGTCTTTGATCAACGGTTAAAGCCAACCACGTCCATGGTCAAAGTCTGGCGTGAGCACAAGCAATGGATTACAAATGTCCATATGCAGCGTGGTGGCTTGCGAGAACTGATATCAGGTGGCCGAAATGGTGAGGTCCGACTTTGGGATATTCGCATGGATAGCCCGATCTCCACCATCTATGCTACCAAAGACACCCTGCGGACCTTGAGTGTTCACGAGCACGCTCCTGTCTTCAGCAT GGGTACAAATCGGCACGAAGTCAAGACTTTCAATGTGGATGGCACTTATCTTTCTACGTTCGAGCCATACTCGAGATTCCTTCATCACAACCGATCCACGCCCATTGCCAGCACTGCCTTCCATCCCCACCGGACCGTGCTTGCCTGCGCCGCATTAAATGACCACCATGTAAATCTCGTGTCCTGCTAA
- a CDS encoding Cell polarity protein (Tea1), putative, which yields MVNGVKGDGTTSQTPTPSGSFSNSLHSATSPTSPVVVRPRQRAESESQMQRPQQLPSGIPPPSPSSSLYPWSQRRLNFSSPQTNPFPRYGAAINSVASKEGDIYMMGGLIDGSTVKGDLWMIESSSGGLNCLQVATVSEGPGPRVGHASLLVGNAFIVFGGDTKIDENDSLDDTLYLLNTSSRQWSRAIPPGSRPSGRYGHTLNILGSKLYVFGGQVEGFFFNDLIAFDLNQLQNPANKWEVLIPNSHEGGPPPGQIPPARTNHTIVSFNDKLFLFGGTNGVHWFNDVWSYDYIANCWTEIDCVGFIPVPREGHASALVNDVMYVFGGRTDEGVDLGDLSAFRISTRRWYSFQNMGPAPSPRSGHSMTAFGKQIIVMAGEPSSAPRDPAELSMSYILDTSKIRYPNDSQAGGRVPEPATRKTSVDKPSISSGRSSREAQNVGPDQHMRRGPAPSRESLTQGTTASRPVAQAPAGPPPPGQAPSPGPRGNGPPAGTNPGSKPPTKNDRGYIPTVENRISNDERGEESPIMKEGPQDSHEPPSAGRRTPTQHQKPSAKAMEAGEAAPLISTPGRQRSLRSHRQRASVDSGEESILGRQASIDGSIESRGFRNSKTLGDEPRSPRLTPHQEALIKELEVTKARNAWYASELALARKCGYVPNATSSPALDDRANETLSDEDRPLLEAFLAMRADLNKMQATVDRQAAIASKRVAEVEHQRDMAINEAAYSRAKLAAHGGSQRGTPQPDASQDGDDERPTDMGRRLALALASMSELKAKLDAQSTELSQERQAKELAEETNEATRKRLAELEMQNNTLEAENLRAELHQAEALSREEAFLRAEAEASLQQLVLDKEELLAQIEDSSTRLKGFESSFSSLREAVSASAAKTALVEKQFQEERERREGLERKLLQLRSEHEQRSSEVENLTRRLRDAEELAKIHAKEAETHKIAFVSGLERASSTDLDHSFRTRADQRVAALEAQIERSTTLAKANQAAANAASDKLRRAEERIAGLEAYQEQASREGLQLRRQLQTAMKESQSAATTNRDLKAQLETHQREAGALAVQHAALKDLLGERGINGDNGRSPRLDFPGSRFGTPEQSRLRELEQQLSASIKAHDDLKNGFESREQEADRAFREKLEQLENDYQSAVHYVKGTEKMLKRMKDELSRYKTQNAKMQSELDMAQKSLGNSDSRTPGSSAEWDAERSRLELSMSDLQDRTSSSISSLESQITQLRQDLDQATAEKQLSRIEQERLKQDLLNAAAKSRAELDQLKQENTHLEIRASDAERKVNMLLEQVQTSVGHYRRQSHHGQGANGISRTHSNASSSNTINGGNGRARADSNASQDSAFPDNRGSMALDSLANELDALRSHWESTNRNYRLSNQLDLEQTPTKDNSDGPALMSGSLAEWRRRLDENDRAGFDVQTNSLKTGAAPPEHSNLF from the exons ATGGTGAATGGGGTCAAGGGGGATGGCACGACTTCCCAGACGCCAACCCCAAGCGGTAGCTTCAGCAACTCTCTACACTCAGCCACAAGCCCGACGAGTCCAGTCGTAGTACGGCCGCGGCAGAGAGCGGAATCGGAATCTCAG ATGCAAAGACCTCAGCAACTACCCAGTGGGATCCCTCCTCCAAGCCCAAGTTCATCCCTTTACCCGTGGTCGCAACGCCGTTTGAACTTTTCTTCTCCACAAACGAACCCGTTTCCTCGCTATGGAGCAGCAATCAATTCGGTAGCATCCAAGGAAGGAGATATTTATATGATGGGAGGTCTGATCGATGGATCAACAGTCAAGGGTGATCTATGGATGATTGAAAGCAGTAGTGGGGGCTTGAACTGCCTGCAGGTTGCGACAGTATCCGAAGGTCCCGGGCCGCGAGTCGGTCATGCCAGTTTGCTCGTCGGGAATGCGTTCATTGTGTTTGGCGGTGATACCAAaatcgatgagaatgactCTCTGGATGACACTCTGTATCTCTTGAACACAT CTTCCCGCCAATGGTCCCGCGCTATCCCTCCAGGCTCTCGACCTTCTGGGCGTTACGGTCACACTTTGAACATTCTAGGATCCAAACTCTACGTCTTCGGAGGCCAAGTTgagggctttttttttaatgacTTGATTGCATTTGACTTGAACCAGCTTCAAAACCCAGCTAATAAATGGGAGGTTCTGATTCCAAACAGTCACGAAGGTGGACCTCCACCAGGCCAGATTCCCCCGGCAAGAACAAACCACACCATTGTTAGTTTCAACGACAAGTTATTCCTGTTTGGAGGTACGAACGGAGTGCATTGGTTCAATGATGTCTGGTCCTACGACTATATTGCCAATTGTTGGACCGAAATTGATTGCGTTGGATTTATTCCGGTTCCTAGGGAGGGCCACGCCTCTGCTTTAGTCAACGACGTGATGTATGTGTTCGGAGGTCGCACGGATGAGGGCGTGGACCTGGGTGACCTGTCAGCCTTCCGCATCTCAACCCGACGCTGGTACTCCTTCCAAAATATGGGCCCTGCGCCTTCCCCTCGATCTGGTCATAGCATGACCGCTTTTGGCAAGCAAATTATTGTTATGGCGGGCGAACCGAGCTCGGCTCCCAGAGACCCCGCGGAGCTTAGCATGTCCTACATCCTCGACACTAGCAAGATCCGGTACCCGAATGATTCGCAAGCCGGGGGTCGCGTTCCCGAGCCAGCGACCAGAAAAACGAGTGTTGATAAACCAAGCATCTCGTCTGGGCGCTCATCTCGGGAGGCGCAAAATGTCGGCCCGGATCAGCATATGCGCCGTGGGCCGGCGCCATCGCGTGAGAGTTTGACACAGGGTACGACCGCTAGTAGGCCAG TTGCCCAAGCCCCTGCCGGTCCACCGCCTCCTGGACAAGCACCCTCTCCTGGCCCTCGTGGCAACGGCCCTCCTGCCGGGACGAACCCTGGTAGCAAGCCTCCGACCAAGAATGATCGAGGTTACATACCAACCGTTGAAAATCGCATATCGAACGATGAGCGTGGCGAAGAATCACCAATCATGAAGGAAGGCCCACAAGATTCCCATGAACCTCCATCAGCAGGTCGCCGAACTCCAACACAACATCAAAAGCCCTCAGCCAAAGCGATGGAAGCTGGCGAAGCAGCTCCGTTGATCAGTACCCCAGGTCGACAACGGTCGCTCCGTTCTCACCGACAGCGCGCGTCCGTTGATAGCGGAGAGGAATCAATTCTCGGTCGGCAGGCTAGCATTGATGGTTCAATCGAATCTCGAGGCTTCCGCAACTCCAAGACCCTTGGTGATGAGCCACGGTCCCCTCGACTTACACCCCATCAAGAGGCGTTGATCAAAGAGCTGGAGGTCACCAAAGCCCGAAACGCCTGGTACGCCTCAGAACTCGCACTCGCAAGGAAATGTGGCTACGTCCCCAATGCGACTAGTAGCCCCGCACTAGACGACCGGGCGAATGAGACCCTGAGCGATGAGGACCGCCCGCTGCTTGAGGCCTTCTTGGCTATGAGAGCAGACCTCAACAAAATGCAGGCCACCGTGGATCGACAGGCCGCCATCGCATCTAAACGGGTTGCTGAAGTGGAACATCAACGTGATATGGCCATCAATGAAGCTGCTTATTCCCGGGCCAAGCTTGCCGCCCATGGCGGTAGTCAGCGTGGAACCCCTCAGCCTGATGCTTCTCAGGATGGAGATGACGAGCGACCTACTGACATGGGACGTCGTCTTGCTCTCGCTCTGGCCTCAATGTCGGAATTGAAAGCTAAATTGGACGCGCAAAGCACCGAACTTTCGCAGGAGCGTCAAGCCAAGGAACTTGCTGAAGAGACCAACGAGGCAACCCGGAAACGCCTGGCAGAGCTTGAGATGCAAAACAACACTTTAGAAGCCGAAAACTTGCGCGCCGAGCTTCACCAAGCGGAGGCTCTCTCCAGAGAAGAGGCCTTCTTGCGTGCGGAAGCCGAAGCCTCGCTCCAACAACTCGTCCTGGACAAAGAAGAGTTGTTGGCACAGATTGAGGATTCCTCGACCCGCCTCAAGGGCTTTGAGTCCAGCTTTAGTAGTCTCCGAGAAGCTGTTTCTGCCTCCGCCGCGAAGACAGCCCTCGTTGAGAAGCAATTCCAAGAGGAGCGAGAACGTCGCGAAGGTCTAGAGAGAAAGCTTCTGCAGCTCCGATCGGAGCACGAACAACGTTCTAGCGAAGTGGAAAATCTTACTCGTCGCCTTCGAGATGCAGAGGAGTTGGCCAAAATCCACGCAAAGGAAGCCGAAACTCACAAAATTGCCTTCGTATCTGGGCTGGAACGCGCTTCTTCCACAGATTTGGATCATTCGTTCCGAACTCGCGCTGATCAGCGAGTCGCTGCTTTGGAGGCCCAAATCGAGCGATCGACCACTCTGGCTAAAGCAAACCAGGCAGCCGCGAACGCGGCGTCAGACAAACTCCGCCGTGCAGAGGAACGGATTGCTGGTCTAGAAGCATACCAGGAACAGGCTAGCCGCGAAGGCTTGCAATTGCGTAGACAGCTTCAGACTGCGATGAAAGAAAGCCAGTCAGCCGCCACGACCAATCGTGACCTGAAGGCTCAACTTGAGACTCACCAGCGAGAGGCTGGGGCTCTGGCGGTTCAGCACGCCGCTTTGAAGGATCTTCTTGGCGAGCGTGGAATCAATGGCGACAATGGACGTTCGCCGCGACTTGACTTCCCGGGATCACGATTTGGGACCCCGGAGCAAAGCCGGCTACGCGAGCTTGAGCAACAGCTCTCGGCTAGCATCAAGGCTCATGACGACCTGAAGAACGGCTTCGAAAGTCGTGAGCAGGAAGCTGATCGAGCTTTCCGAGAAAAACTTGAGCAGCTTGAGAATGATTACCAGTCAGCTGTTCATTACGTGAAAGGAACAGAGAAGATGTTGAAGCGCATGAAAGATGAGCTGAGTCGATACAAGACTCAGAATGCCAAAATGCAATCTGAATTAGATATGGCCCAGAAGAGTCTCGGGAATTCAGACAGCCGGACACCTGGATCTTCCGCTGAGTGGGACGCTGAACGGTCCCGTCTCGAGCTGTCGATGTCGGATCTCCAGGATCGAACTTCATCTTCTATCAGCAGCCTTGAAAGCCAAATCACGCAGCTCAGGCAAGATCTTGATCAGGCTACGGCTGAGAAACAGTTGTCACGAATTGAACAGGAGCGTCTTAAGCAAGATCTACTCAACGCCGCTGCGAAAAGTCGTGCCGAGCTCGACCAGCTCAAGCAAGAAAATACCCACCTTGAAATTCGTGCATCGGATGCAGAGCGTAAGGTCAACATGCTTCTGGAGCAGGTTCAAACATCTGTTGGTCATTACCGTCGTCAATCTCACCACGGGCAAGGTGCCAACGGAATCTCACGTACACACAGCAACGCCTCTAGCAGTAACACCATCAACGGAGGCAATGGGCGGGCACGAGCCGATAGCAATGCCTCGCAGGACTCTGCGTTCCCTGACAACCGTGGTTCGATGGCTCTGGACTCACTTGCCAACGAGTTGGACGCTTTGCGCAGTCACTGGGAAAGCACCAACCGCAATTACCGTCTCAGCAACCAGCTGGATCTGGAGCAGACTCCCACGAAGGATAATAGTGACGGACCCGCCCTAATGAGTGGTAGTTTGGCAGAATGGAGGAGGAGACTGGACGAGAATGACCGGGCTGGGTTTGATGTGCAAACCAACTCTTTGAAAACTGGAGCTGCACCCCCTGAACACTCTAATTTGTTCTAA
- a CDS encoding Casein kinase I, putative: protein MTTMDLRVGNKYRIGRKIGSGSFGDIYLGTNIISGEEIAIKLESVKAKHPQLEYEARVYKSLAGGVGIPFVRWFGTECDYNAMVMDLLGPSLEDLFNFCNRKFSLKTVLLLADQLISRIEYIHAKSFIHRDIKPDNFLMGIGKRGNQVNVIDFGLAKKYRDPKTHFHIPYRENKNLTGTARYASINTHLGVEQSRRDDMESLGYVMLYFCRGSLPWQGLKAATKKQKYDRIMEKKMTTPTEVLCRGFPNEFAIYLNYTRSLRFDDKPDYSYLRKIFRDLFVRESFQYDYVFDWTVYKYQKNAAMIVDASKKDKDAEDQQRRQALPAAGQMGASGTAKPGAISSQRRKVVERGTLDTPDTNRAVGGSDRILRR, encoded by the exons ATGACGACCATG GATTTGCGAGTCGGTAACAAGTACCGCATTGGCCGGAAGATCGGCAGTGGCAGTTTCGGTGACATCTATCTTG GAACGAACATCATCTCCGGTGAGGAGATTGCCATCAAGCTTGAAAGTGTCAAGGCCAAGCACCCGCAGCTTGAATATGAAGCTCGTGTCTATAAGTCGCTCGCCGGTGGTGTCGGTATTCCCTTCGTCCGTTGGTTCGGTACCGAATGTGACTACAATGCTATGGTCATGGATCTGCTGGGACCCAGTCTGGAGGACCTTTTCAACTTCTGCAACCGCAAGTTCTCGCTGAAGACCGTTCTACTTCTCGCAGATCAGCTCATTTCTCGCATCGAATACATCCATGCCAAGTCTTTCATCCACCGTGATATCAAGCCCGACAACTTCCTCATGGGCATTGGCAAGCGTGGCAACCAGGTCAACGTCATTGATTTCGGTCTTGCGAAGAAATACCGTGACCCCAAGACCCACTTTCACATCCCTTACCGTGAAAACAAGAACCTTACGGGAACTGCCCGCTACGCCAGTATCAACACCCATCTCGGTGTCGAGCAGTCTCGACGTGACGACATGGAATCTCTGGGTTACGTTATGCTCTACTTCTGCCGTGGTTCTCTCCCATGGCAGGGTTTGAAGGCTGCTACCAAGAAGCAGAAGTACGACCGCAttatggagaagaagatgaccaCCCCCACCGAGGTGTTGTGCCGCGGTTTCCCCAACGAATTCGCCATTTACCTGAACTATACCCGTTCGCTGCGCTTCGACGACAAGCCCGATTACTCCTATCTGCGCAAGATTTTCCGCGACCTCTTTGTCCGCGAGTCCTTCCAGTACGACTACGTCTTTGACTGGACCGTTTACAAGTACCAGAAGAACGCCGCTATGATCGTCGATGCTTCCAAGAAGGATAAGGATGCTGAGGATCAGCAGCGCCGGCAGGCTCTGCCTGCTGCTGGCCAGATGGGAGCTAGTGGCACCGCCAAGCCTGGTGCCATCTCCAGCCAACGTCGTAAGGTCGTCGAACGCGGCACTCTCGACACTCCGGATACCAACCGTGCCGTGGGAGGTAGTGATAGGAT TCTTCGGCGATAG
- a CDS encoding Basic-leucine zipper (bZIP) transcription factor, with translation MDYSFYDPRSQPSGFSLYGLPTPDQPNTQPDTFASLNFPGFDSSFPVDPSFVPPPHSPPESVKHSASSDAANSQHARLTSFDGDETQFADHTLGRSSSEEKESAPAQSKRKAQNRAAQRAFRERKEQHVRDLEDKVNSLEQASDTLQADNERLKRKLARFTTENEILRATSQHANRGNASANEDPERTVTGPMKFSPTDFHATFMAHGRQSPHHRLTVCPITGEKLLDAGATWDLIQKHELFERGQLDIGDVTERLKGMSQCDGQGPAFKESQVRKAIEESAAAGCDELI, from the exons ATGGATTACTCTTTCTATGATCCCAGATCACAACCCTCGGGCTTCTCGCTGTACGGGCTGCCTACCCCCGACCAACCCAATACCCAACCAGACACATTTGCCTCTTTG AACTTTCCTGGCTTTGACTCCTCGTTCCCCGTCGACCCCTCCTTTGTTCCGCCACCGCACTCACCGCCAGAATCAGTCAAGCACTCTGCTTCCAGCGATGCTGCCAACAGTCAGCATGCACGTCTCACGTCATTCGATGGCGATGAAACTCAATTCGCCGATCACACCTTAGGGAGGAGTAGCAGCGAGGAAAAGGAATCAGCACCCGCGCAAAGCAAGCGCAAGGCACAAAACCGAGCAGC TCAACGAGCATTTCGAGAGCGCAAGGAACAGCACGTCCGCGATCTCGAAGACAAAGTAAACAGCCTTGAACAAGCGTCCGACACTTTACAAGCCGACAACGAGCGCCTGAAGCGCAAGCTAGCCCGGTTCACAACCGAGAATGAAATTTTGCGCGCGACATCACAACACGCCAACCGCGGAAACGCCAGTGCAAACGAGGACCCCGAGCGAACCGTCACAGGGCCGATGAAGTTCTCCCCCACAGACTTTCATGCTACATTCATGGCCCATGGTCGTCAAAGCCCGCACCACCGTCTCACTGTGTGTCCGATCACCGGCGAGAAGCTGCTGGATGCGGGTGCTACATGGGATCTTATTCAGAAACACGAGCTCTTTGAACGTGGCCAGCTTGATATCGGTGATGTCACGGAGCGTTTGAAGGGTATGTCGCAATGTGATGGACAGGGTCCTGCTTTTAAGGAGAGCCAGGTTCGTAAGGCTATTGAGGAGAGTGCGGCGGCTGGTTGTGATGAGTTGATCTGA